A window from Taeniopygia guttata chromosome 10, bTaeGut7.mat, whole genome shotgun sequence encodes these proteins:
- the CKMT1A gene encoding creatine kinase U-type, mitochondrial, with protein sequence MASTFARALSARRSAGLLAMVGAGSLTAGFLLARDSVSAGDRQRRRYPPSAEYPDLRKHNNCMASNLTPAIYARLCDKATPNGWTLDQCIQTGVDNPGHPYIKTVGIVAGDEETYEVFADLFDPVIQERHNGYNPRTMKHVTDLDATKIKFGQFDERYVLSSRVRTGRSIRGLSLPPACTRAERREVEKVAVDALSGLTGDLAGRYYRLSEMTENEQQQLIDDHFLFDKPVSPLLTAAGMARDWPDARGIWHNHQKTFLIWINEEDHTRVISMEKGGNMKRVFERFCRGLKEVERLIQERGWEFMWNERLGYILTCPSNLGTGLRAGVHIKLPLLSKDSRFPKILENLRLQKRGTGGVDTAAKGGIFDISNLDRLGKSEVELVQLVIDGVNYLIDCERRLEKGQDIRIPSPLQQFRH encoded by the exons ATGGCCAGCACCTTCGCCCGCGCTCTCTccgcccgccgctccgccgGCCTCCTGGCCATGGTGGGCGCCGGCTCTCTCACCGCCGGCTTCCTACTCGCCCGGGACTCGGTCAGCGCGGGCGACCGCCAGCGTCGGCGATACCCGCCCAG CGCTGAGTACCCTGACCTGCGGAAGCACAACAACTGCATGGCCAGCAACCTGACGCCAGCCATCTATGCCAGGCTCTGCGACAAGGCAACCCCAAATGGCTGGACCCTGGACCAGTGCATTCAGACTGGCGTTGACAACCCTGGACATCCCTACATCAAGACTGTGGGCATTGTAGCTGGTGATGAAGAGACATATGAG GTGTTTGCCGACCTGTTTGACCCTGTGATTCAGGAGCGGCACAATGGATACAACCCCCGCACCATGAAGCACGTCACAGACCTGGACGCCACAAAG ATAAAGTTTGGCCAGTTTGATGAGCGCTATGTGCTCTCGTCCCGGGTCCGGACTGGGCGCAGCATCCGTGGCCTGAGCCTGCCGCCAGCCTGCACCCGTGCCGAGAGACGGGAGGTGGAGAAAGTGGCTGTGGATGCACTGAGTGGCCTCACCGGGGACCTGGCGGGCCGGTACTACCGCCTCAGCGAGATGACCGAGAACGAGCAACAGCAGCTCATTGAT GACCACTTCCTCTTTGACAAGCCGGTGTCCCCGctcctgacagcagcaggaatggctCGGGACTGGCCTGACGCCCGAGGGATCTG GCACAACCACCAGAAGACCTTCTTGATCTGGATCAATGAGGAGGACCACACACGTGTCATCTCCATGGAGAAGGGGGGCAACATGAAGCGCGTTTTTGAGCGATTCTGCCGGGGCCTAAAGGAG GTGGAGCGGCTAATCCAGGAGCGAGGCTGGGAGTTCATGTGGAATGAGCGGCTGGGTTACATCCTGACCTGCCCCTCTAACCTGGGCACGGGGCTGCGAGCGGGTGTCCACATCAAGCTGCCACTGCTCAGCAAG GACAGCCGCTTCCCTAAGATCCTAGAGAACCTCCGGCTACAGAAGCGTGGGACGGGTGGTGTGGACACTGCAGCCAAAGGCGGCATCTTTGACATCTCCAACCTGGACCGTCTGGGGAAGTCAGAG GTGGAACTGGTGCAGCTGGTGATCGACGGTGTGAACTACCTGATCGACTGTGAGCGGCGGCTGGAAAAGGGGCAGGATATCCGCATCCCCTCGCCGCTGCAGCAGTTCCGGCACTGA
- the PDIA3 gene encoding protein disulfide-isomerase A3: MSAPRPPQPALPAALLPFLLLALGARASDVVELSDADFESGLAERPGLVLVEFFAPWCGHCKRLAPEYESAATRLKGIVPLVKVDCTANSNTCNKYGVSGYPTLKIFRDGEEAGTYDGPRTADGIVSHLKKQAGPASVALGSVAEFEKFIGDKDASVVGFFGDASGDAYSEFMKAANSLRDNYRFAHTTEEQLVQKYEEDGEGIVLFRPPRLTNKFEESSIKYPEEKITSGKIKKFIQENIFGICPHMTEDNKDLIQGKDLLVAYYDVDYEKNTKGSNYWRNRVMMIAKKFLDAGHKLSYAVASRKTFGHELSEFGLDSSVGEAPVVAIRTAKGDKYVMQEEFSRDGKALERFLQDYFDGNLKKYLKSEPVPESNDGPVKVVVAENFDEIVNAQDKDVLIEFYAPWCGHCKNLEPKYKELGEKLSKDPNIVIAKMDATANDVPSPYEVRGFPTIYFAPAGKKQSPKKYEGGREVSDFISYLKREATNTPVLQEEEKSKKSKKKVKEDL; encoded by the exons ATGTCCGCGCCCCGGCCCCCGCAGCCGGCCCTGCCTGCTGCGCTGCTGCCGTTCCTGCTGCTCGCCCTCGGCGCTCGCGCTTCCGACGTGGTGGAGCTCAGCGATGCCGATTTCGAGAGCGGCCTGGCTGAACGCCCGGGGCTGGTGCTCGTGGAGTTCTTCGCGCCCTG GTGTGGACACTGCAAGCGCCTGGCGCCGGAGTACGAGTCGGCCGCCACCCGGCTGAAGGGGATCGTTCCTCTCGTGAAG gTTGACTGTACAGCAAACTCCAACACCTGTAACAAATATGGAGTTAGTGGTTATCCCACGTTAAAGATTTTTCGAGATGGAGAAGAGGCAGGGACCTATGATGGGCCCAGAACAGCAG ATGGGATTGTCAGCCATCTCAAGAAACAGGCGGGACCTGCTTCGGTGGCTCTCGGTTCTGTGGCTGAGTTTGAGAAGTTCATTGGCGATAAAGATGCTTCTGTTGTGG GCTTCTTTGGTGATGCATCTGGGGATGCTTATTCGGAGTTCATGAAAGCAGCCAATAGCCTCAGGGATAACTATCGCTTTGCGCACAccactgaggagcagctggTCCAGAAGTACGAGGAAGATGGAGA AGGTATTGTCCTATTCCGTCCTCCACGCCTGACCAACAAGTTTGAGGAGAGCTCTATCAAATATCCAGAAGAGAAAATCACCAGTGGAAAGATCAAGAAATTCATCCAGGAGAACAT CTTTGGCATCTGCCCTCACATGACTGAAGACAACAAAGACTTGATCCAGGGCAAGGACTTGCTGGTGGCATACTACGACGTTGACTATGAGAAGAATACCAAGGGATCCAACTACTGGCGCAACAG agtTATGATGATTGCAAAGAAGTTCTTGGATGCTGGCCACAAGCTGTCTTATGCTGTTGCTAGTCGAAAAACCTTTGGCCACGAGCTTTCTGAGTTTGGTCTGGACAGCAGTGTGGGTGAGGCCCCCGTCGTTGCCATCAGAACTGCCAAAGGAGATAAATACGTCATGCAAGAAGAGTTCTC CCGTGACGGAAAGGCTCTGGAGAGATTCCTGCAAGATTACTTTGATGGAAACTTGAAAAAATACCTGAAATCAGAGCCTGTCCCTGAAAGCAACGATGGCCCTGTAAAG GTGGTGGTGGCTGAGAACTTTGATGAAATTGTTAATGCACAAGACAAAGATGTCCTGATAGAGTTCTATGCACCATGGTGTGGCCACTGCAAGAATCTGGAGCCCAAATACAAGGAATTGGGGGAGAAG CTCAGCAAAGATCCCAATATCGTAATTGCCAAAATGGACGCTACAGCCAATGATGTGCCTTCTCCCTATGAAGTCCGAGG TTTCCCCACCATCTATTTTGCTCCAGCTGGCAAGAAGCAGAGTCCAAAGAAGTATGAG GGGGGCAGAGAAGTGAGTGACTTCATCAGCTACCTGAAGCGGGAGGCAACCAACactcctgtgctgcaggaggaagagaaaTCCAAGAAATCCaagaagaaggtgaaggagGATTTGTAA